A region of Streptomyces sp. TG1A-60 DNA encodes the following proteins:
- a CDS encoding glycosyltransferase family 2 protein, whose translation MAVEPTIACVVPCHNEEAAVGKVVRDLRAALPEADIYVYDNVSTDRTVEVAREAGAIVREEPRKGKGNVIRRAFADVDADALLIVDGDDTYDASRARDMVDLLFEGPYDQVVGARRETVSAAYRAGHAIGNKLLTGAVRSLFGNDVTDMLSGYRVFSRRFVKSFPALAREFETETEMTIHALHLRLPTAEVVVDYRVRPEGGESKLRTCRDGWRILRVILDLARRERPSLVHTVVAGLLALVSVILGAPVIADFISTGTVPRIPTAILAAAIMTIAALVLLVGYILESLMHMRQEQSRLVHLAYAAPARSPRLTGHRTSPGPVPVRNAPNTFH comes from the coding sequence GTGGCCGTGGAACCGACGATCGCGTGTGTCGTGCCGTGTCACAACGAGGAGGCGGCTGTCGGCAAGGTGGTGCGCGACCTGAGGGCGGCGCTCCCCGAGGCCGACATCTACGTGTACGACAACGTCTCGACGGACCGCACGGTGGAGGTCGCCCGCGAGGCGGGTGCGATCGTCCGGGAAGAGCCGCGCAAGGGAAAGGGCAATGTCATCCGGCGGGCCTTCGCCGATGTCGATGCCGACGCCCTGCTCATCGTCGACGGTGACGACACCTACGACGCGTCCCGTGCCCGTGACATGGTGGACCTGCTCTTCGAGGGGCCGTACGACCAGGTGGTCGGCGCCCGCCGGGAGACGGTCAGTGCCGCGTACCGGGCCGGGCACGCGATCGGCAACAAGCTGCTCACAGGTGCGGTGCGGTCCCTGTTCGGCAACGACGTGACCGACATGCTCAGTGGCTACCGGGTCTTCTCGCGACGCTTCGTCAAATCCTTCCCCGCGCTGGCCCGCGAGTTCGAGACCGAGACCGAGATGACCATCCACGCACTCCACCTCCGGCTGCCGACGGCGGAGGTGGTGGTGGACTACCGGGTCAGACCCGAGGGAGGCGAGAGCAAACTGCGCACATGCCGGGACGGCTGGCGCATCCTGCGGGTCATCCTCGATCTCGCCCGGCGCGAGCGGCCCTCGCTCGTCCACACGGTGGTCGCGGGTCTGCTGGCCCTCGTGTCGGTCATCCTCGGCGCCCCCGTCATCGCCGACTTCATCAGCACGGGCACCGTGCCGCGCATCCCCACGGCGATCCTCGCAGCCGCGATCATGACGATCGCGGCGCTCGTCCTGCTCGTGGGGTACATCCTCGAGTCGCTCATGCACATGCGTCAGGAACAGTCCAGGCTCGTGCACCTCGCATACGCGGCGCCGGCCCGCTCACCGCGCTTGACCGGGCACCGGACCAGCCCCGGGCCCGTGCCCGTCCGAAACGCCCCCAATACCTTCCACTGA
- a CDS encoding GtrA family protein: protein MPVLASVTLRLRDAVRGVWHEAAKFGAVGALAFIVDNGGYNLLVFGLPGGAEGGVMRAAPVQASVLATGGATLFSWVGNRYWTYRQRHREKVTQELALFLVANILGVAITAGTVFASRHLLGLESVLSDNAARLFGWVLATLFRFFAYRRYVFVAP from the coding sequence GTGCCGGTCCTCGCATCTGTGACGCTGCGTCTGCGTGACGCCGTCAGGGGCGTCTGGCACGAGGCCGCCAAGTTCGGGGCTGTCGGGGCGCTGGCCTTCATTGTGGACAACGGCGGTTACAACCTGCTGGTCTTCGGTCTCCCCGGCGGCGCGGAGGGTGGAGTGATGCGGGCCGCCCCAGTCCAGGCGTCCGTCCTCGCGACGGGCGGTGCGACGCTGTTCAGCTGGGTGGGGAACCGCTACTGGACATACCGCCAACGGCATCGCGAGAAGGTTACCCAGGAACTGGCCCTGTTCCTGGTTGCGAACATCCTCGGTGTCGCCATCACAGCGGGCACGGTCTTTGCCTCACGGCACCTGCTCGGGCTGGAGTCGGTACTCAGCGACAATGCCGCCCGCCTCTTCGGCTGGGTCCTCGCCACCCTGTTCCGCTTCTTCGCCTACCGGCGCTACGTCTTCGTCGCGCCCTGA
- a CDS encoding transposase gives MRTRPTVKAKVDSGYQGLAKEFPGQVGAPPKKPADEACDGDKHAWQKARRRQSSARTCVEHTNAGLHQWAALRRSTRRRDTYAETHLAIAGFVSDRSAQRATRRQTSTELVLARDTAC, from the coding sequence TTGCGGACCCGCCCCACGGTCAAGGCCAAGGTCGACTCCGGGTACCAGGGACTGGCCAAGGAGTTCCCCGGCCAGGTCGGCGCACCGCCGAAGAAACCCGCGGACGAGGCGTGCGACGGGGACAAACACGCCTGGCAGAAGGCCAGGCGCCGCCAGTCCTCAGCCCGGACCTGCGTCGAGCACACCAACGCCGGGCTCCACCAGTGGGCAGCCCTGCGCAGATCCACCAGACGGCGCGACACCTACGCCGAGACCCACCTCGCGATCGCCGGATTCGTCTCCGACCGATCCGCCCAGCGGGCCACCCGCCGACAGACGAGCACCGAACTCGTCCTCGCCCGCGACACCGCCTGCTGA
- a CDS encoding site-specific integrase yields the protein MARLQVIAGGAVPQEPLATDPWQFQAACVDAFVASWRARGLSSVTIDNDVGLLERSLAALGRPAWEVTPEDIDRVVGDLAVKGRATSTRREYVQIFKGFHRFLQARKAFGIEAAFRVRLVCPVDEFNASRHVGDDSPALLPPPTPERVTEFSDFMKQRIATARKYGPAARDYAMFRTLYHAGLRSEEASLLEKPDLHFTRGPFGKLHVRFGKGAHTSGPRPRWVPMLDGLDLVLRWFLEDVRPRFPDSPVLFADESGGSLHRGTIRNRLRYLMELEGRPASERFSPHALRRACATHNYERGVDLVAIQQMLGHWTVSSTMRYVRPSATFIEDAYQRAVASTLAELTGKDTTA from the coding sequence GTGGCGAGACTGCAGGTCATCGCGGGCGGGGCCGTCCCGCAGGAGCCGCTGGCGACGGACCCGTGGCAGTTCCAGGCCGCGTGCGTCGATGCGTTCGTCGCCTCCTGGCGGGCCCGCGGGTTAAGCTCGGTGACCATCGACAACGACGTCGGTCTGCTGGAGCGCTCCCTGGCGGCGCTAGGGCGGCCCGCGTGGGAGGTGACGCCGGAGGACATCGACCGCGTGGTCGGTGACCTGGCGGTGAAGGGTCGGGCGACGTCCACCCGGCGTGAGTATGTGCAGATCTTCAAGGGCTTCCACCGGTTCCTGCAGGCCCGCAAGGCATTCGGAATCGAGGCCGCGTTCAGAGTCCGCCTCGTCTGCCCAGTCGACGAGTTCAACGCCTCCCGGCACGTCGGCGACGACTCCCCGGCCCTGCTGCCGCCTCCGACACCGGAGCGGGTGACGGAGTTCTCCGACTTCATGAAGCAGCGGATCGCCACCGCGAGAAAGTACGGACCCGCCGCCCGGGACTATGCGATGTTCCGGACGCTGTATCACGCTGGGCTCCGCTCCGAGGAAGCGTCGCTCCTGGAGAAGCCGGACCTGCACTTCACCCGAGGCCCGTTCGGCAAGCTCCACGTCCGCTTCGGCAAGGGAGCCCACACGTCCGGGCCGCGGCCTCGGTGGGTGCCTATGCTCGACGGCCTGGACCTGGTGCTGCGGTGGTTCCTGGAGGACGTGCGGCCCAGGTTCCCCGACTCGCCGGTGCTCTTCGCCGACGAGTCCGGCGGCAGCCTGCATCGCGGGACCATCCGCAACCGGCTCCGCTATCTGATGGAACTCGAAGGACGCCCGGCATCCGAGCGGTTCAGCCCGCATGCTCTGCGAAGAGCTTGCGCGACGCACAACTACGAACGTGGCGTCGATCTCGTCGCGATCCAGCAGATGCTCGGTCACTGGACCGTCAGCTCGACCATGCGATATGTCCGGCCCTCCGCGACCTTCATCGAGGACGCCTATCAACGCGCGGTCGCCAGCACTTTGGCCGAGCTGACCGGGAAGGACACCACGGCATGA
- a CDS encoding helix-turn-helix transcriptional regulator translates to MKIQWRLRMAAAQREVWTGTELRRLLAEKAGLELSSASVSALFTKEPAQVKMTTLAALCTALECTPNDLIEVDTTPVERPIAPPRPVADLPQAASARGRSMPPL, encoded by the coding sequence ATGAAGATCCAATGGCGGCTGCGGATGGCCGCCGCCCAGCGCGAGGTATGGACCGGCACGGAACTGCGGCGACTGCTGGCCGAGAAGGCCGGCCTGGAACTGTCCTCGGCATCGGTGTCCGCGCTGTTCACCAAGGAACCCGCTCAAGTGAAGATGACCACGCTGGCCGCGTTGTGCACCGCGCTGGAGTGCACCCCCAACGACCTGATCGAGGTCGACACCACCCCCGTCGAACGGCCCATCGCACCTCCTCGTCCAGTTGCCGACCTGCCGCAGGCTGCCTCTGCCCGGGGCCGGTCGATGCCGCCATTGTGA